Proteins from a genomic interval of Trifolium pratense cultivar HEN17-A07 linkage group LG6, ARS_RC_1.1, whole genome shotgun sequence:
- the LOC123890715 gene encoding pentatricopeptide repeat-containing protein At4g19890-like: MFCFVVLKTHGISRRFTSLFMLNRESLCYFSSSTQLQPISSSSSSIVVPSQSMVQRVCSMVCEFYNPNANMRVSPPRLHLGIDVDSLTHEQAVTIVASLASDAGSMVALSFFHWAIGYPKFRYFMRLYIVCATSLLGNRNSEKAHEVMQCMVKSFAEIGRLKEAVEMVIEMHNQGLVPNTRTLNWVIKVASEIGLVEYAELLFEEMCVRGVQPDSVSYRVMVIMYCKIDNVLEADRWLSAMLERGFVVDNATFTLIISKFCEKGYATRAQWYFRRLVDMGLKPNLINFTSMIEGLCKRGSIKQAFEMLEEMVAKGWKPNVYTHTSLIDGLCKKGWTEKAFRLFLKLVRSENHKPNVLTYTAMISGYCREEKLNRAEMLLSRMKEQGLVPNTNTYTTLIDGHCKAGNFERAYDLMNLMSSEGFNPNVCTYNAIVDGLCKRGRVLDAYKMLEDGFHNGLKPDKVTYNILMSEHCKQANIRQALVLFNKMLKSGIQIDIHSYTTLIAVFCRESRMKESEMFFEEAVRIGLIPTNKTYTSMICGYCREGNLTLAVKFFHRMSDHGCVPDSITYGAIISGLCKQSKLDEARGLYDSMIEKGLTPCEVTRVTLAYEYCKVDDCLSAMVILERLEKKLWIRTANTLVRKLCSEQKVGMAALLFNKLLDMDVNVNRVILAAFMTACYESNNYALVSDLSARINKENRLDIKNTN; the protein is encoded by the coding sequence ATGTTCTGCTTTGTGGTTCTTAAAACTCATGGCATTTCACGTAGATTCACCTCACTTTTCATGCTTAACAGAGAATCACTATGCTATTTCTCTTCTTCAACACAATTACAACccatatcatcatcatcttcttcaattgTGGTTCCATCACAATCTATGGTCCAAAGGGTATGCTCAATGGTGTGTGAATTTTACAATCCTAATGCCAACATGAGAGTTTCACCTCCAAGACTCCATCTTGGGATTGATGTTGATTCCTTAACACATGAGCAAGCTGTTACCATTGTTGCTTCACTTGCAAGTGATGCTGGTTCAATGGTGGCACTTAGTTTCTTCCATTGGGCAATTGGGTATCCAAAGTTTCGATATTTTATGAGGTTGTATATAGTGTGTGCGACATCTTTGCTCGGGAATAGGAATTCGGAGAAAGCTCATGAAGTTATGCAGTGTATGGTGAAGAGTTTTGCTGAGATTGGGAGGTTGAAAGAGGCTGTGGAGATGGTTATTGAAATGCATAACCAAGGTTTGGTTCCGAATACTCGGACTTTGAATTGGGTGATTAAGGTTGCAAGTGAAATTGGTTTGGTTGAATATGCAGAGTTGTTGTTTGAGGAAATGTGTGTGAGAGGGGTTCAACCGGATTCTGTTAGCTATAGGGTGATGGTTATTATGTATTGTAAGATTGACAATGTTTTGGAGGCAGATAGATGGTTGAGTGCCATGCTTGAGAGGGGTTTTGTGGTTGATAATGCAACATTTACGTTAATAATCAGCAAATTTTGTGAAAAGGGTTATGCAACTAGAGCGCAATGGTATTTTCGTAGGTTAGTTGATATGGGTTTGAAGCCTAATTTGATTAATTTCACATCTATGATTGAAGGTTTGTGCAAAAGGGGTAGCATAAAGCAAGCATTTGAAATGTTGGAGGAGATGGTTGCTAAAGGTTGGAAACCTAATGTGTATACTCATACATCATTAATTGATGGACTTTGCAAGAAAGGATGGACTGAAAAAGCGTTTAGATTGTTTCTTAAGCTTGTTCGAAGTGAAAATCACAAGCCAAATGTGCTTACATATACTGCCATGATAAGTGGATACTGTAGAGAGGAAAAACTAAACCGGGCAGAGATGCTGCTGAGCCGAATGAAAGAGCAGGGATTAGTCCCGAACACCAACACTTACACAACTCTCATTGATGGGCATTGCAAAGCAGGAAATTTCGAAAGAGCATATGATTTGATGAATCTAATGAGTAGTGAAGGTTTCAATCCTAATGTATGTACATATAATGCCATTGTTGATGGCCTTTGTAAAAGGGGAAGGGTACTTGACGCTTACAAAATGCTTGAGGATGGCTTTCATAATGGCCTGAAACCAGATAAAGTTACCTATAATATTCTAATGTCCGAACATTGCAAACAGGCAAATATCAGGCAAGCATTGGTGTTATTCAATAAGATGCTAAAAAGTGGTATTCAAATTGATATTCATTCATACACCACATTGATTGCAGTCTTCTGTAGGGAAAGTAGAATGAAAGAAAGTGAGATGTTTTTTGAGGAAGCTGTGAGAATTGGGCTCATTCCTACAAACAAAACTTATACATCTATGATATGTGGTTATTGCCGAGAAGGAAATTTGACCTTGGCTGTAAAGTTTTTCCATAGGATGAGTGACCATGGCTGTGTTCCAGATTCTATTACGTACGGCGCTATTATAAGCGGCCTTTGCAAACAATCAAAGCTCGATGAGGCTCGGGGTCTGTATGATTCTATGATAGAAAAGGGACTTACCCCATGTGAAGTTACTAGGGTAACATTGGCTTATGAATATTGTAAGGTAGATGATTGTTTATCTGCTATGGTTATTCTAGAAAGGCTGGAAAAGAAACTCTGGATCAGGACGGCTAATACCTTGGTCAGGAAGCTTTGCAGTGAGCAGAAAGTAGGCATGGCTGCACTGTTATTTAATAAGTTACTAGACATGGATGTTAATGTTAATCGCGTAATATTAGCAGCATTTATGACTGCATGCTATGAAAGCAATAATTATGCTCTTGTTTCTGATTTGTCTGCTAGGATAAACAAGGAAAATCGTTTGGACATCAAAAACacaaattaa
- the LOC123890716 gene encoding bidirectional sugar transporter NEC1, whose product MSKMFTFSDHEMVLIFGLLGNIVSFMVFLAPLPTFYAIYKKKSSEGYQSIPYVVALLSALLLLYYGFLKTNALLIITINCIGCVIEVSYLIMYIIYAPRKLKISTLVLILIADIGGFGFTMIITFFVVKSSFRVHAVGLICAIFNIAVFAAPLSIMRKVIKTRSVEYMPFSLSLFLTLCATMWFFYGLFDKDNYIMLPNVLGFLFGISQMILYLIYKNAKTKVEANSNEKQDCDDGNKQNFPSMVEMKDDNIV is encoded by the exons ATGTCTAAAATGTTTACCTTTTCTGATCATGAGATGGTTTTGATCTTTGGTCTCCTag GTAACATTGTGTCATTCATGGTGTTCTTAGCTCCATT GCCAACCTTTTATGCAATTTACAAGAAAAAATCATCTGAAGGGTATCAATCAATTCCATATGTTGTTGCACTTCTTAGTGCATTGTTATTGCTATATTATGGTTTCCTAAAGACCAATGCCCTTTTGATTATCACAATCAATTGTATTGGATGTGTTATAGAAGTTTCATACCTAATAATGTACATCATATATGCTCCAAGGAAGCTTAAG ATATCTACTTTGGTTTTGATACTTATTGCTGACATAGGAGGTTTTGGCTTCACCATGATAATCACTTTCTTTGTTGTGAAGAGCTCCTTTCGTGTTCATGCAGTTGGCTTGATTTGTGCCATTTTTAACATTGCAGTCTTTGCTGCTCCTTTAAGCATAATG AGGAAGGTGATAAAAACAAGAAGTGTGGAGTACATGCCATTTTCATTGTCATTGTTTCTTACTCTATGTGCTACCATGTGGTTTTTCTATGGTCTCTTTGACAAGGATAACTACATTATG CTTCCAAATGTGTTAGGATTTCTATTTGGTATATCTCAAATGATCTTATACCTCATATACAAGAATGCTAAGACTAAAGTAGAAGCTAATTCTAATGAGAAGCAAGATTGTGATGATGGCAATAAACAGAATTTTCCTTCAATGGTGGAAATGAAAGATGATAATATAGTTTAA